Below is a window of Cellulosilyticum sp. I15G10I2 DNA.
AAATCAGCTGTACTTAACTATATTAATGGCTGTAATATGAAAAATGAAACGCTTAATACAGAAGATGTAGCAGCAGCATTTCAGTCAAGTGTAGTGGATGTACTGGTTACAAAATCAATTCAGTTAGCGAAAGAAAAGCAAATCAATAAAGTTGCACTTGCAGGAGGGGTAGCAGCAAATAAGGGACTTAGAGCGGCAATGCTTGAGGCCTGTCAAGATAATGGTATTACCCTATATTACCCGGAAATACTACTTTGTACAGATAATGCAGCAATGATAGGCTGTGCAGCTTATTATGAATATTTAGATGGAAAGAGAGCTGGGATGGATCTTAATGCTGTGCCAAATCTGCCTCTTGGTAAAAAATAATATCCGAAAAGGAGGACAAAATGAAAAAGATTATAAGAATCTTATTTTCAGGACTAATAGCAGGGATTATTGGACTTGGAATTACTGAAATGGAAAACATGAAAGTTATACCAAGTCAAGTGAGCGGCATACTTAATAATTTATATGTTAATAAAGAACTTATTGTATTTATAATTGTTTTTGCACTTATGTTTTTTACATTAAGTATTCCAGTAGCTCATATTGTCTATGTTAAATTGGAGAAAGCATTAAATAAATATCCTATGCAGGAAATTCTGATGTATATTAGTGGTCTGACCATTGGTCTGGCAGTTGCTAATCTTGTAAGTACAGCATTCATAGTGGATAAGACTAAAGAAATAACGCAAGTGTTCGTTGTGCTGCTCTATTTAGGCCTTGGCTGTTTTGGTATTTATCTCGTGCATCTCAAGAAAGAAGAAATTAAAGGGTGGACGAGTAAAAAGGGAGAAATATTATCTCAATCTCACCCCAAGATCTTAGATACCAGTGTTATTATTGACGGAAGAATTTTAGATATTATGATGACAGGATTTATAGAAGGGAAAGTCATTATACCTTCTTTTGTACTGGATGAGTTAAGGCATATAGCGGATTCTTCTGACTCACTTAAAAGAAACAGAGGAAGAAGAGGGCTTGATATATTAAATGAGATTAAGGGAATAAAAGATATTCCCGTTGAAGTGTTAGATATTGATTATAGTGATTTAGATGAAGTAGATAGTAAACTATTAAAATTAGCTAAGCAAATTCAAGGCAAAGTAGTCACTAATGATTTTAATCTTAATAAAGTAGCCAAACTTCAAAAAGTTCAAATTCTTAATATCAATGATTTAGCAAATGCAGTCAAACCAATACTGCTTCCAAATGAAGAAATGACAGTTACTATTGTCAAAGAAGGTAAAGAACAAGAACAAGGGCTTGCTTATTTGAGTGATGGTACTATGATAGTCGTAGAAGGCGGCAAAAAATATGTAGGATCTACAATTGGCATTATAGTGAGTACAGTGCTTCAGACGTCGGCAGGCAGAATGATCTTTGCTAAGGTGCTTAAAGCTTAGAGGGTACTAAATTTATGGAGAAAGATAGAAATTAAGGAGAGCAGAATGAGGATTATAAAATATTACAAGTTAACGCTGGCTTCGACAATATTTATTCTAATTGGAATACTTATGCCTGGGGGAGCAGTACCACATCCAGGGATACCAGGGCTTGATAAGTTAGTTCACTTCGGTATGTTTGCTGTATTGACCTTTTGTTTTTACTTTGAGTACAACAGGTATAAGAAGAAGCTGCCTGATTTTATTTATGCCCTGATAGGGATATCAGCCTTTGGTCTTCTAACAGAAGTTTTGCAGCTTTTTGCAGACGCTAGATCTTTTGAATTTAGGGATTTAGCGGCAGATATATTAGGGGTAGTGGCTGCGAGTTGGTTGTTTAGAATGATTAGAAAAAATTATAAGTATTAATAGAAGCTACTGATTTAAAATAATATTTTATTGAATAAGGAATAAAAATGTGTAGTATAGCGATTAAGTTTTTAAATTAAAAATAAGAGGCAATTTATTATGATAAGAAGAATAAAAACAAATGAACATGAAGTCGATAGAATTATGGAGATTTGGAAAGAAGCAACTATTGAAGCGCACAAATTTATATCAGAAGAATATTGGTTAAAAAGTTATAAAATTGTTAAAGAAAAGTATCTGCCACTTGCTGAAACTTATGTGTATTCTGAGGGCAGTGAAATAAAAGGATTTATTAGTATATTGAGTGGAGCATATATAGGCGCATTGTTTGTGGTTAGAGACGCTCAGGGAGATGGAATTGGAAGGAAATTAATTGAATATGTCAAGGGGAAATATGAGACGTTAACATTAGCAGTCTATAAAGAAAATAAAAAAGCTGTTCATTTCTATAAAAAAGTTGGATTTGTTTTTAAACATGAGCAGCTAAATGAAGAAACCAATGAACCAGAATATATTATGTCTTTTAAAAGTAGTATTTTATAAATGTAAGGAGTTCTGCAAATAACCTTAAAACATACAGGGGTATTTGGAACTCCTTTTTTATTTTTGAAAATGTATGTAGTTAAAGCATATATTTTTAACAATGTCCAAGTTATGTGTTTAAGAATAGCTAAAAGAAAAAATTAATTTGGGATAAACTAAGCCTCTTGTGGAATACATTTTATTATATACGTAGGATACTTGTAATACGTATTGTGTATTAAAATCTTCTAAGTGGGGTGTTGGGATGAAATATAATGTTTTAATTGGAGGGGCTGCAGGTCAA
It encodes the following:
- a CDS encoding VanZ family protein; the encoded protein is MRIIKYYKLTLASTIFILIGILMPGGAVPHPGIPGLDKLVHFGMFAVLTFCFYFEYNRYKKKLPDFIYALIGISAFGLLTEVLQLFADARSFEFRDLAADILGVVAASWLFRMIRKNYKY
- a CDS encoding PIN/TRAM domain-containing protein; this translates as MKKIIRILFSGLIAGIIGLGITEMENMKVIPSQVSGILNNLYVNKELIVFIIVFALMFFTLSIPVAHIVYVKLEKALNKYPMQEILMYISGLTIGLAVANLVSTAFIVDKTKEITQVFVVLLYLGLGCFGIYLVHLKKEEIKGWTSKKGEILSQSHPKILDTSVIIDGRILDIMMTGFIEGKVIIPSFVLDELRHIADSSDSLKRNRGRRGLDILNEIKGIKDIPVEVLDIDYSDLDEVDSKLLKLAKQIQGKVVTNDFNLNKVAKLQKVQILNINDLANAVKPILLPNEEMTVTIVKEGKEQEQGLAYLSDGTMIVVEGGKKYVGSTIGIIVSTVLQTSAGRMIFAKVLKA
- a CDS encoding N-acetyltransferase; translation: MIRRIKTNEHEVDRIMEIWKEATIEAHKFISEEYWLKSYKIVKEKYLPLAETYVYSEGSEIKGFISILSGAYIGALFVVRDAQGDGIGRKLIEYVKGKYETLTLAVYKENKKAVHFYKKVGFVFKHEQLNEETNEPEYIMSFKSSIL